The sequence below is a genomic window from uncultured Stenotrophomonas sp..
TTCACCCACAACCAGCCGTTGCCGAAAAAGCCGGCGGGGAAATTCTTGGCGATGATGGTCAACAGCATCATCGCCGCGGTCAGCAGCACGGTGTCGATGGTGTAGCTCAGGTAGCGCACCGCGGCCAGGCGCGGCCAGCGCATGCCGGCCAGCATCGCCAGCGCGCGCAGTGCGAACAGGCTGCCGCTGGCCAGCGCCGAAGCGATGTGCACCAGTTTGATGTCGGGGTAGAAGGTGATCATGCCGAGCATCGTACTCAACCCGGCCTGCCGTCGGCGCGCGGGCTCAGGTAGATCCAGCCGATGCGGCCGACCCACGGTGCCAGCGCCAGCAGCCAGCCCACCGCGGCCGCCGCCTGCCAGGCCATCGCGTCCGGCGCGATGTCGGCGACGACGCGCATCACCGCCACCGCCTGCAGCGCGGCAAAGGCGAACCACGCCACCTTGGGCATCATCATCGGCCGCCCGGAATGGCCCTGCGTCACCCGCGTCACCATCGCCACCAGCAAGCTGCCGAAGAAGCCGATGAACAGCGCGTGCATCGGCGCGCGGCCAAGCACGAACTCGCCGCTGGCCAGATAGGTGAAGCTCTGCACCAGGTACAGGGCGAAGGTGACCGGCAGCCACGCGGTGCCGATGAACAGTACCGCCAGGATGCCGGGCATGCGCCCGCGCGGCCACCAGCGGTACACCGCCAGCGCGGACAACAGCAGCAACGGCAGGTCGGCCAGCCACAGCCACGCGTAGGCGTGCACCAGCTCCAGCCCCAGGTGCACCATCAGCAGTGCCCACATCGCGCCCAGCCACCACAGCGGCCGCCATGCGCGATAGCCCGGCACCACGTTGCCGGCGAAGAACGGGAACATGCGGTGCGCCACGGTCATGTACACCGGCAGCAGCAGGCCGATGCTGCCCAGCTTGATGCTGGCGAAGGCCCAGTTCGCCGGTGCGCCCAGGGTGAAGGCGACGAACATCACCAGCCCCAGCCAGCCCAGCAGCAGGCCGGCGAAGCACGAGCGGGCGTGCCAGGTGCAGCCCTTTTCGTCGGCCAGCAGCCGGCCCAGCGACAGCAGCGCGCTGGTCCAGCCACCCAGCGACAGCAGCAGGCCCACGCTGATGCCGGCCTGCCAGCCGGCGGTACCCAGCAGGATTGCCAGCTGCCCGCCCATCAGCCCCAGCCCCACCGGCACGTAATGCCAGCGGCTCAGGTCGGGCAATCCCATCCAGCGCGGGAACACGGTCAACAGGAAGCCGAAGATGAAGCTGGGCAGCACCAGGTACTGCATCAGCAATGCATGCAGCCAGCCGGCGTAGACCGAGGTCTCGGGCATGGTCCAGCCGCCCCAGCGCATGGCCAGCAGCCACAGCGCCCACCACAGCATCGCCAGCAGCACGTTGCCGGCGCCGACGAAGAACATCATCCGGTGCGGCGCCTGCGCCAGCCAGGAGGGGGAGAGCCCACGCAGCGGCGGCGTGGCGCGCGGATCGGGCGGGGGAATGATGTCGATTTTCATGCGCACAGGATGCCGCCGATGCCGTGGGCATGCCTTGACGTGGGTCAGGTCCGTCGGCGGTGGTGGCGGGCAGGCCGGCTGCCGCAAACGCGGAAGAGCCGCTTGCGCGGCTCTTCCGGGGGTTTCGTTGCAGAGGTGGACCGGCACCCGGGGCGGGGTGCCGGTGCCCTGGTCAGGCCTGGTCGGCCTGTCCCACCGGCAGGGCCGCGGTCTTGCGCGGCGCCACCCACAGGCGCAGCACGAACCAGGCCAGCATCAGCGCACCCACGCTGAACAGCGTATCGGCCGGTACCCGCATCCACACCAGCATGTCCACGATCGGCTGCTGCATGAACTCGGCCGAACGGGCGTACCAGTAACCATGCTTGAGCGTGGCGGCCAGCTGCAGGATGCCCAGCGGCAGCAGGGTGAAGGCCGCCATGCCGGCCAGGCCGATGTTCAAGGTCCAGAAGCTGGCCTTGAGCAGCTTTTCATTCCAGACCACGTCCGGCTTGATGCCGCGCAGGCAGAACAGCATCAGGCCGATGCCGAGCATGCCGTACACGCCGAACAGCGCGGTGTGGCCATGCGTGGCGGTCAGGTTCAGACCCTGCATGTAGTACAGCGACAGCGGCGGGTTGACCAGGAAGCCGAACAGGCCGGCACCCACCAGGTTCCAGAACGAGACGGCCAGGAAGAAGATGATCGGCCACTTGTAGCGGATCATCCACGGCGTGGCCTTGCCCAGCTTGTAGTTGTGCCAGGCCTCGAAGCCGACGTAGGCCAGCGGCACCACTTCCAGCGCCGAGAAGCTCGAGCCGAGGGCGATGACCGAGTTGGGCGTGCCACTGAAGTACAGGTGGTGCAGGGTGCCCAGCACGCCACCGGCCATGAACACGATGGTGGCGAACAGCACCGCCACCGTGGCGCTGCGTGCCTGCAGCAGGCCCAGCTTGACGAACAGGAAGCTCATCACCGCCACGGCGAAGACCTCGAAGAAGCCTTCCACCCACAGGTGGACCACCCACCAGCGCCAGTATTCGACCATCGACATGTGGGTGTGCTCGCCCCACATCAGCGCGGCGGCATAGAACAGGCCGATGGCCACCACCGACAGGAACAGCAGCATCACGATGGAGCGGGTTTCACCCTTGCGGGTCAGGGTCGGCCACAACGCGCGGCCCACCAGCAGCAGCCACAGCAGCAGGCCGATGAACAGGAACACCTGCCAGAAGCGGCCCATGTCCACGTATTCCCAGCCCTGGTGGCCGAACCAGAAGTTGTGTTGCAGGCCCAGCTTCTGCATCACCGCGAACCACTGGCCGGCAAACGAACCGACCACGATGATGATCAGGCACGTCCACAGGAAGTTGACGCCGAACCGCTGGAATCTGGGCTCGTGCCCGGAAATGGCCGGAGCGATGTACAGGCCCATGCCCAGCCACGCGGTGGCGATCCACAGCACTGCCAGCTGCGTGTGCCAGGTGCGGGTCAGCGCATAGGGCAGATACTCGGACAATGCGAAACCGTAGGCTTCCTGGCCTTCCACCTGGTAGTGCGCGGTGGTGGCGCCCAGCAGGATCTGCACCAGGAACAGCGCCATCACCACCCAGAAGTACTTGGCGGTGGCGCGCATCGACGGGGTGACCTTGACTGCCGCCAGCGGGTCGGTCTTGGGCAGCACCGGGGCCATTTCATCGCCGTGGTTGGCCGCGTAGTGCCAGCCCAGCAGGGCGATGCCGCCGATCAGGAACAGCACGCTGAACACCGTCCAGATGAAGGCGTCGGAGGTGACCTTGTTGCCCACCAGCTCGTCGGACGGCCAGTTGGCGGTGTAGGTGATGTCCGAACCGGGGCGTTCGGTTACCGAGGCCCACGACGTCCACCAGAAGAAGGCGGTCAGTTTCTGCCGGCCCTCGGCATCGGCCACGGTGTTGTTGCGCATGGCATAGGCCTCGCGCAGCTGCGCCGTTTCCGGCTCGTTGCCGAACAGGCTCTCGTAATGCGCGGCAACCTTGGCGATGGCCTCGGCGCGGTCGACACTGATGTAGATCGTGTCGTCGTTGGCGTCATAGGTGTTGGGCCGCAGCTCCTTCTGCACGCGCTTGATGTAGGCCGCCTGGGTAGGCTCGTCCAGCAGCTTGTAGCTGTCCGCGCCGGCTTCGCGGCGGGCCCAGATGTCCATCAGGGTCTCGGCTTCGCGGTGCAGCCAGTCCGCGCCCCAGTCCGGCGCCACGTAGCCGCCGTGGCCCCAGATCGAGCCCAGCTGCTGGCCGCCGAAGGATTGCCAGACCTGGCGGCCCTTCTCCATGTCGGCGCGGTCGAATACGACCTGCCCGGTGGTGGTGACCACCTTGGCCGGTAGTGGTGGGGCCTTGTGGTTGATCTCGCTGCCGACCCATAGCAGGACGGCGAACGAGGCAATGAGCAGGACGGCCAGCCCTACCCACAGCTTGCGTGTGGAATTCATGGTGCATCTCTCTCCTCGGGGAAGTGCGCGCATCATCGGCGGCGCCCACGGGGGCCTCCATGACACAGATCAAGCCGGGGGGATTGAGTGCCTGCTAGCGTGTTGTCGGGTGACTGCGAGGCAGGTTGCCGGCCACCGCTCTGGCTCTGGCTCTGGCTTTTGCTTTTGCTGCGGCTGTTGCTTTGGGGCTTTTTACTTCCCCTGCCTCCGCGCCCACGGCACTTCGTGCCGCGGGTCCACTCCGTCGCCGGGATTTTTCGACACGACATCCCTGTCGTGTCGAAAAACGACGTGCATGCATGCACGTCGCCCCTGCGGGGTCTTGTCCGTCGGCTCCGTCGCTGCGGAAGGGAACCCGGAAGATCAAAAGCGCAGGAGCAAAAGCAAAATCAACGGCAACGGCAACGGCAACGGCAACGGCCGCACCGGGCGTGTTTCAGGGAGAGGTGCGGGTCGGGGCTGCGCCCCCGACGGCGTGATGCCGGATCCGCCAAAAGCATCGGGGCATCGCCCCGACGCACTCAATCGCGCAGCACGGTCAGCGCCAGCGCTTCCAGCCGCGGCAGGTCGAGGATTTCCACGTCGCGCTGCTTGATGTGCAGCAGGCCGTCCTGCTCGAACCGGCGCAGCACCCGGCTCACCGTCTCCGGCGCCTGCCGCAGGTAATTGGCGATGTCGGTGCGGGTCATCGTCAGCTGGAACCGGCGCGGCGAGAAACCGCGCGCCGCCAGCCGCCGCGACAGGCCGATCAGGAACGCGGCCATGCGCTCGTCGGCGGTGTTGTCGCGCGCGAACAGCGAGGCGATGCCGATGTCGCGGCTCATCAGCCGGAACAGGTGCTGCTGCAGGTTGGGCAGGCGCGTGGCCAGCAGCGCGATCCGCGGGAACGAGAACCGGCACAGCATCACCGTGTCCAGTGCCACCGCGTTGCACGGGTAGCGGTCATCGTGGATCGCGTTCAGGCCGATCACCTCGCCCGGCAGGTGGAAGCCCAGCACCTGTTCGTGGCCATTGCGGTCGATCTGGTAGGTCTTGACCGTGCCGGCGCGCACCGCGGCGATGGCGCCGAACGGGTCGCCCTCGCGGAACACGTGTTCGCCCGGATGCAGCGGGCCGACGTGCTCGACCAGCACGTGCAGGTCCATCAGCGCGCCCTTGTCCATGCCCTCGGACAGGCACGCCTGCGAGAACGCGCAGGTCGAGCAGAAGGTCAGCGCGTCGCCGTCATCGGCCAGCACGCTGGCATCGGTGCGCGGAAACACCAACGGCGAGGTCATGCGGCAGCTCCCGACGGAATCGTCACGTCGTGCGCGTTCACACCGTGCGCGAGAAGTGGGGGGTTGCCGTGGCGGCAGCAGTGGTGGGCAGGTAGCGGTCGAAGCACATGGCGATGATACGCAACAGCAGCCGTCCCCGCGAGGTGGTGCGCAGGCTGCCCTCGTCCAGTTCCACCAGCCCGTCCTCGCGAAGCGGTTGCAGGCGTTGCAGGGCCTCGGCGAAATACTGGCGGAAATCGATCACGTGGCGGCGGCCAAGGTCGCCGTAGTCCAGCGCGCCGTGGCACATCAGCTGCTGGATCACGTCGGCACGGATCACGTCGTCCTCTTCCAGGCGCATGCCGCGCCACACCGGCAGGTGGCCCTGGTCGATGGCCTTCTCCCAGCTGAGCAGGTCGCGCGGGTTCTGGCTGAAACTCGGGCCGATATGGCTGATGGCGCTCACTCCCAGCCCCAGCAGGTCGCTTTCGGCGTGGGTGGTGTAGCCCATGAAGTTGCGGTGCAGGCTGCCGTTGCGCTGGGCCACCGCCAGGCTGTCGCCGGGCAGGGCGAAATGGTCCATGCCGATGTAGACGTAGCCGGCTTCGCCGAGCTTGTCGATGGCGCATTGCAGCAGGGCCAGCTTGGTTTCGGGCGTCGGCAGATCCTCGGCGTTGATGCGCTGCTGCGGGCGGAACATCGACGGCAGGTGCGCATAACTGTAGATCGCCAGCCGGTCCGGGCGCGCTTCCAGGGTGATGTCCAGGGTGCGCGAGAAGCCGGCGATGCTCTGCTTGGGCAGGCCGTAGATCAGGTCCATGTCTACCAATGCGCCGAGTCATTCGCGCGCACGCTGGAACAGGTATGCGGGGGCAGGCCGTAGATCAGGTCCACGTTGACCGACTGCAGGCCGTGCCGGCGGCAGGCGTCGATGATGTCCAGCGTCTGTTCCACGCTCTGGATGCGGTTGACCGCGCGCTGCACCTCCGGGTCGAAATCCTGCACGCCGAGGCTGGCGCGGTTGAAGCCGGCCGCGGCCAGCTCGCCGACTTCTTCGGGGGTGATGAAGCGCGGGTCCAGCTCGATCGAGCAGTCCAGCCGCTGCGGCGCGGCGAAGGAGAAGTGCCGGCGCAGCACGTCCATCACTTCGGCGATCTGCGCCGGTGACAGGAAGTTGGGGGTGCCGCCGCCGAAGTGCACCTGCTCGACGTCGCGGTCGCGGTCGAACAGCGTGGAGGTCAGCGCCACCTCGCGGTACAGCCGGGTCAGG
It includes:
- a CDS encoding conserved membrane hypothetical protein (Evidence 4 : Homologs of previously reported genes of unknown function), coding for MLGMITFYPDIKLVHIASALASGSLFALRALAMLAGMRWPRLAAVRYLSYTIDTVLLTAAMMLLTIIAKNFPAGFFGNGWLWVKIGFLLGYIGLGIAAFRPKLATAKRALLVAAALLCFAQIYGIARTHHPLGWLLWLVG
- the anr gene encoding Transcriptional activator protein anr, whose protein sequence is MTSPLVFPRTDASVLADDGDALTFCSTCAFSQACLSEGMDKGALMDLHVLVEHVGPLHPGEHVFREGDPFGAIAAVRAGTVKTYQIDRNGHEQVLGFHLPGEVIGLNAIHDDRYPCNAVALDTVMLCRFSFPRIALLATRLPNLQQHLFRLMSRDIGIASLFARDNTADERMAAFLIGLSRRLAARGFSPRRFQLTMTRTDIANYLRQAPETVSRVLRRFEQDGLLHIKQRDVEILDLPRLEALALTVLRD
- a CDS encoding hypothetical protein (Evidence 5 : No homology to any previously reported sequences) produces the protein MHACTSFFDTTGMSCRKIPATEWTRGTKCRGRGGRGSKKPQSNSRSKSKSQSQSQSGGRQPASQSPDNTLAGTQSPRLDLCHGGPRGRRR
- a CDS encoding NnrS family protein, producing MKIDIIPPPDPRATPPLRGLSPSWLAQAPHRMMFFVGAGNVLLAMLWWALWLLAMRWGGWTMPETSVYAGWLHALLMQYLVLPSFIFGFLLTVFPRWMGLPDLSRWHYVPVGLGLMGGQLAILLGTAGWQAGISVGLLLSLGGWTSALLSLGRLLADEKGCTWHARSCFAGLLLGWLGLVMFVAFTLGAPANWAFASIKLGSIGLLLPVYMTVAHRMFPFFAGNVVPGYRAWRPLWWLGAMWALLMVHLGLELVHAYAWLWLADLPLLLLSALAVYRWWPRGRMPGILAVLFIGTAWLPVTFALYLVQSFTYLASGEFVLGRAPMHALFIGFFGSLLVAMVTRVTQGHSGRPMMMPKVAWFAFAALQAVAVMRVVADIAPDAMAWQAAAAVGWLLALAPWVGRIGWIYLSPRADGRPG
- a CDS encoding putative nitric-oxide reductase (Evidence 3 : Function proposed based on presence of conserved amino acid motif, structural feature or limited homology), which produces MNSTRKLWVGLAVLLIASFAVLLWVGSEINHKAPPLPAKVVTTTGQVVFDRADMEKGRQVWQSFGGQQLGSIWGHGGYVAPDWGADWLHREAETLMDIWARREAGADSYKLLDEPTQAAYIKRVQKELRPNTYDANDDTIYISVDRAEAIAKVAAHYESLFGNEPETAQLREAYAMRNNTVADAEGRQKLTAFFWWTSWASVTERPGSDITYTANWPSDELVGNKVTSDAFIWTVFSVLFLIGGIALLGWHYAANHGDEMAPVLPKTDPLAAVKVTPSMRATAKYFWVVMALFLVQILLGATTAHYQVEGQEAYGFALSEYLPYALTRTWHTQLAVLWIATAWLGMGLYIAPAISGHEPRFQRFGVNFLWTCLIIIVVGSFAGQWFAVMQKLGLQHNFWFGHQGWEYVDMGRFWQVFLFIGLLLWLLLVGRALWPTLTRKGETRSIVMLLFLSVVAIGLFYAAALMWGEHTHMSMVEYWRWWVVHLWVEGFFEVFAVAVMSFLFVKLGLLQARSATVAVLFATIVFMAGGVLGTLHHLYFSGTPNSVIALGSSFSALEVVPLAYVGFEAWHNYKLGKATPWMIRYKWPIIFFLAVSFWNLVGAGLFGFLVNPPLSLYYMQGLNLTATHGHTALFGVYGMLGIGLMLFCLRGIKPDVVWNEKLLKASFWTLNIGLAGMAAFTLLPLGILQLAATLKHGYWYARSAEFMQQPIVDMLVWMRVPADTLFSVGALMLAWFVLRLWVAPRKTAALPVGQADQA